One stretch of Streptomyces sp. R21 DNA includes these proteins:
- the pgeF gene encoding peptidoglycan editing factor PgeF — translation MIGQRSETSTAGGAHFAFTDRWGGVSAVPYEELNLGGAVGDDPDAVRTNRELAAKSLGLDPERVVWMNQVHGPEVAVVDAPWGASPVPSVDAVVTARRGLALAVLTADCTPVLLADPVAGVVAAAHAGRPGMIAGVVPAAVAAMVELGAEPSRIVARTGPAVCGRCYEVPDAMRAEVAAVEPAAYAETTWGTPAVDVTAGVHAQLERLGVHDREQSPACTLESGDHFSYRRDRTTGRLAGYVWLD, via the coding sequence GTGATAGGACAGCGCTCCGAAACGAGCACGGCGGGCGGCGCCCACTTCGCCTTCACCGACAGGTGGGGCGGAGTGAGCGCCGTTCCGTACGAGGAGCTCAACCTCGGCGGAGCGGTCGGCGACGACCCCGACGCCGTACGCACCAACCGTGAACTGGCGGCGAAGTCCCTGGGGCTGGACCCGGAGCGGGTGGTGTGGATGAACCAGGTCCACGGGCCGGAGGTGGCCGTGGTCGACGCACCCTGGGGAGCGTCGCCGGTCCCGTCGGTCGACGCGGTCGTCACCGCACGCCGGGGGCTCGCCCTCGCCGTGCTGACCGCGGACTGCACGCCGGTTCTGCTCGCCGACCCGGTCGCGGGTGTCGTGGCCGCGGCCCACGCGGGACGGCCCGGCATGATCGCCGGGGTGGTGCCCGCCGCCGTCGCGGCGATGGTGGAGCTGGGCGCCGAACCCTCCCGGATCGTCGCCCGCACCGGACCCGCCGTCTGCGGCCGGTGCTACGAAGTGCCGGACGCGATGCGCGCCGAGGTCGCGGCCGTCGAACCGGCGGCGTACGCCGAGACGACTTGGGGCACTCCCGCCGTCGACGTGACCGCCGGAGTACACGCACAGCTGGAACGGCTGGGGGTGCACGACCGGGAGCAGTCGCCGGCGTGCACGCTCGAATCCGGTGACCACTTCTCATACCGTCGCGACCGCACCACCGGGCGGCTCGCGGGCTATGTCTGGCTGGACTGA
- a CDS encoding TraR/DksA family transcriptional regulator, producing MVAKKSAVQESVSGRSTGPTAKDVGGKKSAQGATATGGTTPAKPVKTVGAASGTKTAAKKTVTKKTAAKKTAAEKTITKKSATRKTATTEGAPTKTATAQPAAKKSTAKKSAAKTAAKKASARKTTGTAAGEKKPAAAKSVGAKGGTEKSGTAEGGAVKRAAKKSTSTAKKSAASAAESAAQAAKTTGATTVVAKKTPGTATAAKKSTAVPGARIAAAQPGELAVRPGEDPWTPEEVAEARAELQSESLRLRTEISSSEEALVGLMRDSGDGAGDDQADTGTKNITREHEMALAANAREMLEQTDRALDRLDTGTYGLCENCGNPIGKARMQAFPRATLCVECKQKQERRY from the coding sequence ATGGTGGCGAAGAAGTCCGCCGTACAGGAGTCGGTGTCCGGCAGATCCACGGGGCCGACGGCCAAGGATGTGGGTGGGAAGAAGAGCGCCCAGGGGGCAACCGCGACGGGCGGGACCACTCCGGCGAAGCCGGTGAAGACGGTCGGTGCGGCCTCCGGGACGAAGACGGCCGCCAAGAAGACAGTCACGAAGAAGACGGCCGCAAAGAAGACGGCCGCAGAGAAGACGATCACAAAGAAGTCGGCCACCAGGAAAACGGCCACTACGGAGGGGGCCCCGACGAAGACGGCCACGGCGCAACCGGCTGCCAAGAAGTCCACCGCCAAGAAGTCCGCCGCCAAAACGGCTGCCAAGAAGGCGTCAGCCAGGAAGACGACCGGCACAGCGGCAGGGGAGAAGAAGCCGGCGGCCGCCAAGAGCGTCGGCGCGAAGGGCGGCACGGAGAAGAGCGGTACCGCCGAGGGCGGCGCCGTGAAGCGTGCCGCCAAGAAGAGCACCAGTACGGCCAAGAAGTCGGCCGCGTCCGCGGCCGAGAGCGCGGCACAGGCCGCGAAGACGACGGGAGCCACGACGGTGGTTGCGAAGAAGACTCCTGGCACGGCCACGGCAGCTAAGAAGTCCACCGCGGTCCCGGGGGCGCGGATCGCCGCGGCGCAGCCCGGTGAGCTCGCGGTGCGCCCCGGTGAGGACCCCTGGACTCCGGAGGAGGTGGCGGAGGCGCGCGCCGAGCTGCAGTCCGAGTCCCTGCGCCTGCGGACCGAGATCTCGTCGTCCGAGGAGGCGCTCGTGGGCCTCATGCGGGACTCCGGTGACGGCGCCGGCGACGACCAGGCCGACACCGGCACCAAGAACATCACGCGCGAGCACGAGATGGCCCTCGCGGCCAACGCGCGCGAGATGCTGGAACAGACCGACCGGGCCCTGGACCGCCTCGACACGGGCACCTACGGCCTGTGCGAGAACTGCGGCAACCCCATCGGCAAGGCGCGCATGCAGGCCTTCCCGCGGGCCACCCTGTGCGTCGAATGCAAGCAGAAGCAGGAGCGCCGTTACTGA
- a CDS encoding DivIVA domain-containing protein: MPLTPEDVRNKQFTTVRLREGYDEDEVDAFLDEVEAELTRLLRENEDLRAKLAAATRAAAQNQQQGMRKPPEQQDQQQQQGPPQGMRGPGAPVPAGISGPPQQQMGGPMGGPPQLPSGAPQLPAGPSAQGGPQGPGPMGQGPMGQGPMQGQMGQGPMGQGPGQMQPQMQQQMGGPMGGPMGGPMGGHGPQMPQQGPGGDSAARVLSLAQQTADQAIAEARSEANKIVGEARSRAEGLERDARAKADALERDAQEKHRVAMGSLESARATLERKVEDLRGFEREYRTRLKSYLESQLRQLETQADDSLAPPRTPATASLPSSSAPSMAPAGASAPSYGGNQGMGGAPAPAAPSYGGQQQMSPAMTQPMAPVRPQGPSPMQQAPSPMRGFLIDEDDN; the protein is encoded by the coding sequence ATGCCGTTGACCCCCGAGGACGTGCGGAACAAGCAGTTCACGACCGTCCGCCTCCGAGAAGGCTATGACGAGGACGAGGTCGATGCCTTCCTCGACGAGGTCGAAGCCGAACTGACGCGCCTGCTCCGCGAGAACGAGGACCTGCGCGCCAAGCTGGCCGCAGCCACGCGCGCCGCTGCTCAGAACCAGCAGCAGGGCATGCGCAAGCCGCCCGAACAGCAGGACCAGCAACAGCAGCAGGGACCGCCGCAGGGCATGCGCGGTCCGGGTGCCCCCGTGCCCGCCGGCATATCGGGCCCGCCGCAGCAGCAGATGGGCGGCCCCATGGGCGGCCCGCCCCAGCTGCCGAGCGGTGCGCCGCAGCTGCCCGCCGGCCCCAGCGCCCAGGGCGGCCCGCAGGGTCCCGGCCCGATGGGCCAGGGTCCGATGGGCCAGGGCCCCATGCAGGGGCAGATGGGACAGGGCCCCATGGGCCAGGGTCCCGGCCAGATGCAGCCGCAGATGCAGCAGCAGATGGGTGGCCCGATGGGCGGACCCATGGGTGGCCCCATGGGCGGTCACGGCCCGCAGATGCCGCAGCAGGGCCCCGGTGGCGACAGTGCCGCCCGTGTCCTCTCGCTGGCTCAGCAGACCGCCGACCAGGCGATCGCCGAGGCCCGCTCCGAGGCCAACAAGATCGTCGGCGAGGCTCGCAGCCGCGCCGAGGGCCTGGAGCGCGACGCACGTGCCAAGGCCGACGCGCTGGAGCGGGACGCGCAGGAGAAGCACCGCGTCGCGATGGGCTCCCTGGAGTCCGCCCGCGCCACGCTGGAGCGCAAGGTCGAGGACCTGCGTGGCTTCGAGCGCGAGTACCGCACGCGTCTGAAGTCCTACCTGGAGTCCCAGCTGCGCCAGCTGGAGACGCAGGCGGACGACTCGCTCGCCCCGCCGCGCACTCCGGCCACGGCCTCCCTGCCGTCGTCCTCCGCGCCCTCGATGGCCCCGGCCGGCGCGAGCGCGCCGTCCTACGGTGGCAACCAGGGCATGGGTGGCGCACCGGCACCGGCCGCGCCCTCCTACGGTGGGCAGCAGCAGATGTCGCCGGCGATGACCCAGCCGATGGCGCCGGTGCGGCCGCAGGGCCCGTCGCCGATGCAGCAGGCTCCCTCGCCGATGCGTGGGTTCCTCATCGACGAGGACGACAACTGA
- the ileS gene encoding isoleucine--tRNA ligase codes for MTAPTYRQVPAQVDLPALEHAVLDFWRDQKIFAKSLEQSEGRPEWVFYEGPPTANGMPGAHHIEARVFKDVFPRFRTMRGYHVGRKAGWDCHGLPVELTVEKELGFTGKQDIEAYGVAEFNAKCRESVTRHTDAFEELTTRMGYWADLNDPYRTMDPEYIDSVWWSLKEIFNKGLLVQDYRVAPWCPRDETGLSDHELAQGYETIVDPSVYVRFPLTSGPLAGRAALLVWTTTPWTLVSNTAVATHPDVTYVVVTNGEENLVVARPLVEKALGEGWEATGESFTGAEMERWTYQRPFELVEFPEPAHYVVNAEYVTTEDGTGLVHQSPAFGEDDLKVCRAYGLPVVNPIRPNGTFEESVPLVGGVFFKKADEKLTEDLQSRGLLFKHIPYEHSYPHCWRCHTALLYYAQPSWYIRTTAVKDRLLQENEKTNWFPESVKHGRFGDWLNNNIDWALSRSRYWGTPLPLWTCEEGHLTCVGSRAELTELTGTDQSELDPHRPYIDAVTFACPKDGCGRTATRVPEVIDAWYDSGSMPFAQWGYPYKNKELFESRYPAQFISEAIDQTRGWFYTLMAVGTLVFDKSSYENVVCLGHILAEDGRKMSKHLGNTLQPIPLMDQHGADAVRWFMAAGGSPWAARRVGHGTIQEVVRKTLLTYWNTVAFQALYARTSNWAPSAADPAPADRPVLDRWLLSELHALTDQVTQALEAYDTQRAGKLLSAFVDDLSNWYVRRSRRRFWQGDKAALRTLHEVVETVTTLMAPLTPFITERVWQDLIVPVTPGAPESVHLSSWPEADLSVIDPELSKQMVLVRRLVELGRATRAESGVKTRQPLSRALVAATGFGSLDRELHAQITEELNVTSLASLSEVGGSLVDTTAKANFRALGKRFGKGVQAVAKAVANADAAALSLALREGTASVEVDGETVTLAPDEVIITETPREGWSVASDSGATVALDLEITEELRQAGLARDAIRLIQEARKNSGLDVADRIALRWTATDPAVIAALSEHSGLIADEVLATDFAQGKADDSYGAPFTDEGLSLTFRLRKA; via the coding sequence ATGACAGCGCCGACGTACCGCCAGGTGCCCGCCCAGGTCGACCTGCCCGCGCTCGAGCACGCCGTGCTCGACTTCTGGCGCGACCAGAAGATCTTCGCCAAGAGCCTGGAGCAGTCCGAGGGCCGCCCCGAGTGGGTGTTCTACGAGGGGCCGCCCACCGCCAACGGCATGCCGGGCGCCCACCACATCGAGGCGCGCGTCTTCAAGGACGTCTTCCCGCGCTTCCGCACCATGCGCGGCTATCACGTGGGCCGCAAGGCCGGCTGGGACTGCCACGGCCTCCCGGTGGAGCTGACGGTCGAGAAGGAGCTCGGCTTCACCGGCAAGCAGGACATCGAGGCGTACGGCGTCGCGGAGTTCAACGCCAAGTGCCGCGAGTCCGTGACCCGGCACACCGACGCCTTCGAAGAGCTCACGACCCGCATGGGCTACTGGGCGGACCTCAACGACCCCTACCGCACCATGGACCCGGAGTACATCGACTCCGTCTGGTGGTCGCTCAAGGAGATCTTCAACAAGGGCCTGCTGGTCCAGGACTACCGCGTGGCCCCCTGGTGCCCGCGCGACGAGACGGGTCTGTCGGACCACGAGCTGGCGCAGGGCTACGAGACGATCGTCGACCCCTCCGTGTACGTCCGTTTCCCCCTCACCTCCGGTCCGCTGGCCGGCCGGGCCGCGCTCCTGGTGTGGACGACGACCCCCTGGACGCTGGTCTCCAACACCGCCGTCGCCACGCACCCCGACGTCACCTACGTCGTCGTGACGAACGGCGAGGAGAACCTCGTCGTCGCGCGGCCACTCGTCGAGAAGGCGCTCGGCGAGGGCTGGGAGGCCACCGGCGAGTCCTTCACGGGCGCCGAGATGGAGCGCTGGACGTATCAACGTCCGTTCGAGCTCGTCGAGTTCCCGGAGCCCGCCCACTACGTGGTGAACGCCGAGTACGTCACGACCGAGGACGGTACGGGTCTGGTCCACCAGTCCCCCGCTTTCGGTGAGGACGACCTCAAGGTCTGCCGCGCGTACGGCCTGCCGGTCGTGAACCCCATCCGCCCCAACGGCACCTTCGAGGAGAGCGTCCCGCTCGTGGGCGGCGTCTTCTTCAAGAAGGCGGACGAAAAGCTCACCGAAGACCTCCAGAGCCGCGGTCTGCTCTTCAAGCACATCCCGTACGAGCACAGCTACCCGCACTGCTGGCGCTGCCACACCGCGCTCCTCTACTACGCGCAGCCGTCCTGGTACATCCGCACCACGGCCGTCAAGGACCGTCTCCTCCAGGAGAACGAGAAGACCAACTGGTTCCCGGAGTCGGTCAAGCACGGCCGCTTCGGCGACTGGCTGAACAACAACATCGACTGGGCGCTCTCCCGCAGCCGCTACTGGGGCACCCCGCTCCCGCTGTGGACCTGCGAGGAGGGTCACCTCACCTGCGTCGGCTCCCGCGCGGAACTCACCGAGCTGACCGGCACCGACCAGTCGGAGCTGGACCCGCACCGCCCGTACATCGACGCGGTCACCTTCGCCTGCCCCAAGGACGGCTGCGGCAGGACGGCCACGCGCGTGCCGGAGGTCATCGACGCCTGGTACGACTCGGGTTCGATGCCGTTCGCGCAGTGGGGCTACCCGTACAAGAACAAGGAGCTCTTCGAGAGCCGCTACCCGGCGCAGTTCATCTCCGAGGCCATCGACCAGACCCGCGGCTGGTTCTACACGCTGATGGCCGTCGGCACGCTGGTCTTCGACAAGTCGTCGTACGAGAACGTCGTGTGCCTGGGCCACATCCTCGCCGAGGACGGCCGCAAGATGTCCAAGCACCTGGGCAACACCCTGCAGCCGATCCCGCTGATGGACCAGCACGGCGCCGACGCGGTGCGCTGGTTCATGGCGGCCGGCGGCTCCCCGTGGGCGGCCCGCCGCGTGGGCCACGGCACGATCCAGGAGGTCGTCCGCAAGACGCTCCTGACGTACTGGAACACGGTCGCCTTCCAGGCCCTGTACGCGCGCACGTCGAACTGGGCGCCCAGCGCGGCCGATCCGGCCCCCGCGGACAGGCCGGTCCTGGACCGCTGGCTGCTGTCCGAACTCCACGCGCTCACCGACCAGGTGACGCAGGCTCTGGAGGCCTACGACACCCAGCGCGCCGGCAAGCTCCTGTCGGCGTTCGTCGACGACCTGTCCAACTGGTACGTACGCCGCTCCCGCCGCCGCTTCTGGCAGGGCGACAAGGCCGCGCTGCGCACCCTGCACGAGGTCGTCGAGACCGTCACCACGCTGATGGCCCCGCTCACCCCGTTCATCACCGAGCGGGTCTGGCAGGACCTGATCGTGCCGGTCACCCCGGGCGCCCCGGAGTCGGTCCACCTGTCCTCCTGGCCGGAGGCGGACCTGTCCGTCATCGACCCGGAGCTGTCGAAGCAGATGGTGCTCGTACGCCGCCTCGTGGAGCTCGGCCGCGCCACGCGCGCGGAGTCGGGCGTCAAGACGCGCCAGCCGCTGTCCCGCGCGCTGGTCGCCGCGACCGGCTTCGGTTCCCTCGACCGCGAGCTGCACGCGCAGATCACGGAAGAGCTCAACGTCACATCCCTGGCCTCGCTGAGCGAGGTCGGCGGCTCGCTGGTCGACACCACGGCCAAGGCGAACTTCCGCGCGCTGGGCAAGCGCTTCGGCAAGGGCGTCCAGGCGGTCGCCAAGGCCGTCGCGAACGCGGACGCGGCCGCCCTGTCCCTCGCCCTGCGCGAGGGCACGGCCTCGGTCGAGGTCGACGGCGAGACGGTCACGCTTGCCCCCGATGAGGTCATCATCACAGAGACCCCGCGCGAGGGCTGGTCGGTGGCGTCCGACTCCGGCGCCACCGTCGCCCTCGACCTGGAGATCACCGAGGAGCTGCGGCAGGCGGGCCTCGCCCGTGACGCGATCCGGCTGATCCAGGAGGCCCGCAAGAACAGCGGCCTCGACGTCGCCGACCGCATCGCCCTGCGCTGGACCGCGACCGACCCGGCGGTCATCGCGGCCCTGTCCGAGCACTCCGGCCTCATCGCCGACGAGGTCCTCGCCACGGACTTCGCCCAGGGCAAGGCCGACGACAGCTACGGTGCCCCGTTCACGGACGAGGGCCTCTCCCTCACGTTCCGCCTCCGCAAGGCGTAA
- a CDS encoding GNAT family N-acetyltransferase: protein MSPAFVVRVAEDAADREACFSVRKAVFVVEQGVSEDIEYDAYDAVALHVLAVREDGLPLGTGRLLYGEEAAAKTGGDSSVGSLGRLAVTAEARGLGVGVALVRAIEDAARARGLSAVDLGAQTHALGFYERLGYEAYGPEFPDAGIPHRAMRRAL from the coding sequence GTGAGTCCCGCGTTCGTGGTGCGGGTGGCGGAGGACGCCGCCGACCGTGAGGCCTGCTTCTCGGTGCGCAAGGCGGTCTTCGTCGTCGAGCAGGGCGTCTCCGAGGACATCGAGTACGACGCGTACGACGCCGTCGCGCTGCATGTGCTGGCGGTCCGCGAGGACGGACTGCCGCTCGGCACCGGGCGCCTGCTGTACGGCGAGGAGGCCGCCGCGAAGACCGGCGGCGACAGCAGCGTCGGTTCCCTCGGGCGGCTCGCCGTGACCGCGGAGGCGCGCGGGCTGGGCGTCGGCGTCGCGCTCGTACGCGCCATCGAGGACGCGGCACGCGCGCGTGGCCTGTCGGCGGTGGACCTGGGCGCGCAGACGCACGCGCTGGGCTTCTACGAACGGCTCGGCTACGAGGCGTACGGCCCGGAGTTCCCCGACGCGGGGATTCCGCACCGGGCGATGCGGCGCGCTCTGTGA
- a CDS encoding YggT family protein, whose product MSVFAQVLYVALMCFLIVLIFRLVMDYVFQFARSWQPGKAMVVVLEATYTVTDPPLKLLRRFIPPLRLGGVALDLSFFVLMIIVYILISVVSRL is encoded by the coding sequence ATGAGCGTGTTCGCGCAGGTGCTCTACGTCGCGCTGATGTGTTTCCTCATCGTGCTGATCTTCCGGCTGGTCATGGACTACGTCTTCCAGTTCGCCCGCTCATGGCAACCCGGCAAGGCGATGGTGGTCGTTCTGGAGGCCACCTACACTGTCACCGATCCACCGCTCAAGCTTCTGCGGCGGTTCATTCCGCCGCTGCGTCTCGGGGGCGTGGCGCTCGACCTGTCCTTCTTCGTACTGATGATCATCGTCTACATCCTGATCTCCGTCGTGAGCCGGCTGTGA
- the lspA gene encoding signal peptidase II encodes MAEAERIIGTPDIPGAAGAEPEQSDEHAASDDRSGTDETAPAERRGVDGAQSTETPAERPKGRRRIAVLFTVAALAYALDLVSKMVVVAKLEHHAPIEIVGDWLRFEAIRNAGAAFGFGEAFTIIFTVIAAAVIVVIARLARKLYSLPWAIALGLLLGGALGNLTDRIFRSPGVFEGAVVDFIAPKHFAVFNLADSAIVCGGILIVLLSFRGLDPDGTVHRD; translated from the coding sequence GTGGCAGAGGCGGAGCGCATCATCGGTACGCCGGATATCCCAGGGGCGGCGGGGGCCGAGCCGGAGCAGTCCGACGAGCACGCGGCGTCGGACGACCGGTCCGGCACCGACGAGACGGCACCGGCGGAGCGGCGCGGCGTGGACGGGGCGCAGAGCACCGAGACCCCGGCCGAGCGGCCGAAGGGCAGGCGCAGGATCGCCGTGCTCTTCACGGTCGCGGCCCTGGCCTACGCGCTCGACCTCGTGAGCAAGATGGTCGTCGTCGCGAAGCTGGAGCACCACGCGCCGATCGAGATCGTCGGGGACTGGCTGAGGTTCGAGGCGATCCGCAACGCGGGCGCGGCCTTCGGCTTCGGTGAGGCCTTCACCATCATCTTCACCGTGATCGCCGCGGCCGTGATCGTGGTGATCGCCCGGCTCGCGCGCAAGCTCTACAGCCTGCCCTGGGCGATCGCTCTCGGCCTGCTGCTGGGGGGCGCCCTGGGCAACCTGACCGACCGGATCTTCCGCTCGCCGGGCGTCTTCGAGGGCGCGGTCGTCGACTTCATCGCGCCGAAGCACTTCGCGGTCTTCAACCTGGCCGACTCGGCGATCGTCTGCGGCGGCATCCTGATCGTGCTGCTCTCCTTCCGCGGACTCGACCCGGACGGCACCGTCCACCGGGACTGA
- a CDS encoding YggS family pyridoxal phosphate-dependent enzyme, whose protein sequence is MTDRKAQLAENLAKVEERIATACTAAGRKREEVTLIVVTKTYPASDVRILSELGVRHVAENKDQDAAPKAAECSDLPLSWHFVGQLQTNKVRSVVGYADVVQSVDRARLVTALSKEAVRAEREVGCLIQVALDAEDSGRGDRGGVGAGGIEELGDLVAGAPGLRLDGLMTVAPLTGEYAGRQQAAFERLMDLSTVLRRAHPAANMVSAGMSTDLEQAVAAGATHVRVGTAVLGVRPRLG, encoded by the coding sequence ATGACGGACCGTAAGGCTCAACTCGCCGAAAACCTGGCGAAAGTGGAAGAGCGTATCGCGACGGCCTGTACGGCCGCCGGACGCAAGCGCGAAGAGGTGACCCTGATCGTGGTCACCAAGACCTACCCCGCCAGCGATGTGCGGATCCTGTCGGAACTCGGTGTGCGCCACGTCGCCGAGAACAAGGACCAGGACGCGGCCCCCAAGGCCGCGGAATGCTCGGATCTGCCGCTCTCATGGCATTTTGTCGGTCAGTTGCAGACCAACAAGGTGCGTTCCGTGGTCGGTTACGCGGATGTCGTGCAGTCCGTGGATCGGGCCCGGCTCGTCACGGCGCTGTCGAAGGAGGCGGTGCGGGCCGAGCGGGAAGTGGGCTGCCTCATCCAGGTCGCGCTGGACGCCGAGGACAGCGGCCGGGGTGATCGGGGAGGCGTCGGGGCCGGGGGAATCGAGGAGTTGGGCGACCTGGTCGCGGGGGCCCCGGGGCTCAGGCTCGACGGGCTGATGACCGTCGCGCCGCTTACCGGGGAGTACGCGGGGCGCCAACAGGCGGCGTTCGAGCGGCTGATGGATTTGTCGACTGTCCTGCGCCGCGCTCATCCGGCTGCGAACATGGTCTCGGCAGGGATGAGTACGGACCTCGAACAGGCCGTGGCGGCCGGAGCGACACATGTGCGCGTCGGTACGGCGGTACTCGGAGTCCGACCCAGGCTCGGGTAA
- a CDS encoding cell division protein SepF, with protein sequence MAGAMRKMAVYLGLVEDDGYDGRGFDPDDDFEPELDPEPERDHRRHEPPRQSHQAHQSQRDESVRVVQPPVQRDPVPHSASLQAESGRPARIAPVASITQERQSLEKNAPVIMPKVVSEREPYRITTLHPRTYNEARTIGEHFREGTPVIMNLTEMDDTDAKRLVDFAAGLVFGLHGSIERVTQKVFLLSPANVDVTAEDKARIAEGGFFNQS encoded by the coding sequence ATGGCCGGCGCGATGCGCAAGATGGCGGTCTACCTCGGCCTCGTGGAGGACGATGGGTACGACGGCAGGGGATTCGACCCCGACGACGACTTCGAGCCCGAGCTCGACCCGGAACCCGAGCGCGACCACCGGCGGCACGAGCCGCCCCGCCAGTCGCACCAGGCACATCAGTCCCAACGGGACGAATCGGTACGAGTGGTGCAACCTCCGGTGCAGCGCGACCCTGTTCCGCATTCCGCTTCGCTTCAGGCGGAATCCGGGCGTCCGGCGCGAATCGCACCCGTGGCGTCCATCACACAAGAACGTCAGAGTCTAGAGAAGAACGCACCGGTGATCATGCCCAAGGTCGTGTCCGAACGAGAGCCGTACCGGATCACCACACTCCACCCGCGGACCTACAACGAGGCCCGTACCATCGGGGAACACTTCCGGGAGGGCACCCCCGTGATCATGAATCTCACGGAGATGGACGACACGGATGCGAAGCGACTTGTCGACTTTGCCGCCGGTCTGGTCTTCGGCCTGCACGGCAGCATCGAGCGGGTGACGCAGAAGGTGTTCCTGTTGTCGCCTGCTAACGTCGATGTCACGGCGGAGGACAAGGCTCGCATCGCAGAGGGCGGGTTCTTCAACCAGAGCTGA
- a CDS encoding RluA family pseudouridine synthase — MSTVPEIRTLPVPDGLEGERVDAAISRMFGFSRTKAAELAAAGKVMVDGSVVGKSERVHGGAWLEVEMPQAPAPVQIVAEPVEGMEIVHDDDDIVVIAKPVGVAAHPSPGWTGTTVIGGLAAAGYRISTSGAAERQGIVHRLDVGTSGLMVVAKSERAYTSLKRQFKERVVDKRYNALVQGHPDPMSGTIDAPIGRHPNHDYKWAVTAEGKPSVTHYDLMEAFRSASLLDIKLETGRTHQIRVHMAAHRHPCVGDLTYGADPTLAKRLGLTRQWLHAVRLGFEHPGDGEWVEFSSDYPADLQKALDKVREESNA, encoded by the coding sequence GTGAGCACCGTTCCCGAGATCCGTACCCTGCCCGTGCCCGACGGCCTGGAGGGCGAGCGCGTCGACGCCGCCATCTCCCGCATGTTCGGCTTCTCCCGTACGAAGGCCGCCGAGCTGGCCGCGGCGGGGAAGGTCATGGTCGACGGCTCGGTGGTGGGCAAGTCCGAGCGGGTGCACGGCGGCGCCTGGCTGGAGGTGGAGATGCCGCAGGCACCCGCCCCGGTGCAGATCGTCGCCGAGCCCGTCGAGGGCATGGAGATCGTGCACGACGACGACGACATCGTCGTGATCGCCAAGCCGGTGGGCGTGGCGGCGCATCCCAGCCCCGGCTGGACCGGCACGACCGTGATCGGCGGCCTCGCGGCAGCCGGGTACCGGATCTCGACCTCCGGCGCCGCCGAGCGCCAGGGCATCGTGCACCGCCTGGACGTCGGCACCTCCGGCCTGATGGTGGTCGCCAAGTCGGAGCGCGCGTACACGTCGCTGAAGCGGCAGTTCAAGGAGCGCGTCGTGGACAAGCGCTACAACGCGCTCGTGCAGGGCCACCCCGACCCGATGAGCGGCACCATCGACGCGCCCATCGGCCGGCACCCGAACCATGACTACAAGTGGGCGGTCACGGCCGAGGGCAAGCCCTCCGTCACGCACTACGACCTCATGGAGGCGTTCCGGTCGGCCTCGCTGCTCGACATCAAGCTGGAGACCGGCCGCACCCACCAGATCCGCGTCCACATGGCGGCCCACCGCCACCCGTGCGTCGGCGACCTGACCTACGGCGCCGACCCCACGCTCGCCAAGCGCCTCGGCCTCACCCGGCAGTGGCTGCACGCGGTGCGGCTCGGTTTCGAGCACCCCGGCGACGGCGAGTGGGTGGAGTTCTCCAGCGACTACCCCGCCGACCTGCAGAAGGCGCTCGACAAGGTGCGTGAGGAGAGCAACGCGTGA